The following proteins come from a genomic window of Gossypium raimondii isolate GPD5lz chromosome 5, ASM2569854v1, whole genome shotgun sequence:
- the LOC105765820 gene encoding probable calcium-binding protein CML25, producing MGLGWILKRKKKQNSTSNTPTSTASPSTRSSSQTQLQELEQIFNKLDVNGDGKISLSELGSIMGSLAQKHQSKEELQKMMKEFNADYGDGFMNFDQFVELNTKGVESEEVLKDAFSVYDRNGNGWISAEELQEVLKSLGDECSIEECRKMISGVDNDGNGMIDFQEFKVMMVAAHSIQPLNGLNL from the coding sequence ATGGGTTTGGGTTGgattttgaagagaaaaaagaagcaaaattcTACGTCGAATACCCCAACTTCAACGGCCTCTCCATCTACAAGAAGTTCAAGCCAAACCCAGCTGCAGGAACTGGAACAAATCTTCAACAAATTGGACGTCAACGGCGACGGGAAGATCTCATTATCGGAACTGGGTTCAATCATGGGTTCCCTCGCCCAAAAGCACCAGTCGAAAGAAGAACTCCAAAAGATGATGAAAGAATTCAACGCCGACTATGGTGATGGGTTCATGAATTTCGACCAATTTGTGGAGCTGAACACGAAAGGGGTGGAGTCGGAGGAGGTTCTGAAGGACGCTTTCTCGGTGTACGACAGAAACGGGAACGGGTGGATATCAGCGGAGGAACTTCAGGAGGTACTGAAAAGCCTGGGGGACGAGTGTTCGATAGAAGAATGTAGGAAGATGATAAGTGGAGTGGATAATGATGGAAATGGGATGATTGATTTTCAAGAGTTTAAGGTTATGATGGTGGCTGCCCACTCCATCCAACCTTTGAATGGACTCAATCTCTAA